Genomic segment of Vidua macroura isolate BioBank_ID:100142 chromosome 17, ASM2450914v1, whole genome shotgun sequence:
TCTTTGGCTTTGTTTGTAAAGCCTGTTTTGTTAATGTGTCTCTCAGCCAAGATAAATAGGCTCCGGGCTGTACTTTCTATCCAATCCTGCTTGTTACAGAAATTCTGCTTCTTCTGATCTTTGGTTGGTTTTAACCATGTGTCATTCTGTTGCCTTAGGTTATCCATCTCAGCCAGTGGAGCAAAGGCCACTTCAGCAGATGCCGCCTCAGCTCATGCCCCACacgcagcagccccagcagcagcagcagcaggcagccccGCAGCAAGGCCAGGCACCCCCCcagacaccacagcagcagcagatgatgatgatgctgaTGATGCAGCAGGATCCCAAATCAGTCAGgctgcctgtgccacaggggGTTCACGCCCCCAGGGCGCCCCTGAACCCGGATGCCCAGCGGATGCCAATGCAGCAGAGCGGGAACATGCCAGTGATGGTGaacctccaggggcctgggccCGTGCCTCCCTCTCCTGACAAACAGAGGATGGCCCTGCCAGGCAACCCTCCTCTGGGAAATAATGCAAGAAAAATGGTTTATCCAGATAACGTACAGAATCCTTCCAGCTCACCTCTCAGAGAGGTATCATCAGTATCCTCTCTTCCAGAAGGAGGTGGAGCTGAGGGTGGAGCTCCAACATCAGGAGCTCAGAATAATGTGACATCTCATTTAGTAGTTTCACAGAACCAGTTAATGATGACAGGACCCAAGCCTGGACCATCCCCACTTTCAGCTGCCCAAGGTGCAAGTCCCCAGCAGCAGTCTAGTTCTCTGTCTAGTGCTCTTACACACCATTTTCCAAATGTTGCTGCCCCATCACAAACGTCAAGgcctaaaaccccaaacagagCTAGCCCAAGGCCATATTACCCTCAGACTCCTAATAACCGTCCACCCAGCACAGAACCCTCAGAAATTAGCCTGTCTCCCGAGAGGCTCAATGCCTCTATTGCTGGTCTGTTCCCTCCCCAGATCAATATTCCTTTACCTCCCAGGCCTAATCTCAACAGAGGATTTGATCAGCAGGGTCTGAATCCCACTACTTTAAAGGCCATTGGGCAAGCCCCATCAAATCTCACAATTAACAACCAGTCCAGTTTTACTGCCTCACAGTCACACAAGTTGGAAGGTGTGGTCATTAATTCAGGCAAACAAACCAATGCTGGAGGAACAAAGAGAGCAAGCCCAAGCAATAGTCGAAGGTCCAGTCCTGGCTCCAGTAGGAAAACTACACCAAGCCCTGGCAGACAGAATTCAAAAGCAGCTAAATTATCATTGACAACTCAGCAGAATCCATCTCTCTTGCAGAACATGGAATTACAGAGAAATATGATAGCTAGTCCCTCTTCTTTGCCAACACCTGTGACCAcaagttttcaaaataattccatGCTAAGTAACCAGAATCCCACAGTTTCTGTACCTGCTGTGACTGGCATTCCTGAAGACAATAAGGAGAGCCTTAATGTGCCTCAAGATACTGAGAGTCAAAGTGCACAAGGTGTCCTAGGTAGCAAGGACCAGCCCAGTTTTGAACTGAAAGGTGTCCCTACTCCAGAAATGAAAGTGCTGGTTCCTGAGGAACAGGCAAAAAAAGATGGGCAAGCCTTAGACAGCAGTAAGCTCCCAGTCATGGAGGAAAGTAAAGCCATGGTATCTCCAGCCATGAGGGAGGCACCAACTTCTCTAAGTCAACTTCTTGACAATTCTGGAGCTCCTAATGTGACCATTAAGCCCCCTGGGCTGACTGGTCTTGAGATGGCACCAATTGTCCCCACTGGTGAGGAGCTAAAGAAGATAGCTGTCATTCCTCCACTGCAGGATTCATCATTGAGCAAGGAGCCATCCAATTCACTTAGCCTGCCTCAAAATAATGAGCCCTGTCCAAATACAGGGCACCAGGAACTGGGAGAAGTAAATGCAAGTGTGGCACAGAGTGTTCCTCCAGTAATGCAGAGGCCTGTTAGCTCTTCTATTTCAGGTTCTTTACCTCCCAACCAGATAACAGTTTTTGTGACTTCCAACCCTATTACATCTGTTGCTAATACATCAGCTCCGTTGCCATCCCACTTGCAATCTGCATTAGTGTCCACTGTTGTCACCATGCCCAACGTGGGGAGCAAAGTGATGGTTTCCGAGGGACAGTCAGCGGCTCAGTCCAGTGCCCGGCCGCAGTTCATCACACCTCTGTTTATAAACTCATCCTCAATCATCCAAGTGATGAAGGGCTCTCAGTCCAGCACGATTCCAGCAGCCCCCATGACTTCTAACTCGAGTCTGATGCCTCAGTCGGTCGCGGTTGTTGGTCCTTTGCATATCCCACAGAATATCAAGTTTTCCTCTGGGCCCACTCCTCCCAGCACCTCATCCACCAGTCCTGTGTCCAGTATTCCCACCAGCAGGTCACTTGTTCTGAATCCCTTGGCATCTCCTGTCCAACTGCCTTCTTCTGCTCCAACTCCTTCCAGTGTTCCTTCACAGCTTCCTGCTCAGCAAGCCAAGGACTTCAGCCCGGAGGAGACTTCCCAAGGTGCAGGGTCGGGTGAgcagtgccctgtgccagcagcccagTCGGGACCTgttgtttcctctctgcttaCAAGCAGCCCGGGCTCTGGGAATAGACGCAGTCCTGTTTCATCCagcaagggaaagggaaaggtaGACAAGATTGGCCAGCTCCTTCTGACTAAAGCGTGCAAGAAGGTCACTGGCTCCCTGGAGAAAGGGGAAGAGCAGTACGCTTTGGATGGAGAAACAGAAGGTCAGGGACTAGAAACGTCGGTCCCAAATAGTTTGGGAACAGAGCAACCCCCAGCAGAACTCGACAGCAAAAGCGGGACTCCTCCAGCACCCAGTCTTACAAAACAGAGCACTTCTGGGCCCAGCAGCTCGAGCCTCAGCCCCGCGGCGGCCGCTCCATCCTGCGCGTCCCCGGGCGCGCCCCCGAGCACCCCCGGGCCCAGCGCGCTCCCGGCCGCAGCCCCTCCGGCCGGAGcccccccggcagccccggaGCCCGCGGGCCCCAGCGCCAACGGCGGCAACCCCGGCGGGGGCCCGGAGCCGAGCGGGAGCGCCGCGGCCGAGGAGAAGCCCGCAGCACccccggagctgctgcagggcgcAGGTGAGTGCGGGGCTGCGcggagaagggagggaggaagggagggaggaagggagggagggagggagggagggggcttCGGGAAAtcccaggggctgctctcccggcactgcagccaaggctgaCAGCTGCTCTTTTGTTTCTAACAGCTGAGTGATACACAGGCTTGTATTCGCCAAGATTCAAGTTCcagatgttttatttcactttccaTTTACTGCTTCAGTGGGGTACTTGACATGAACATATGATTCTGTAACTTCATGTAACTGTTGGAAGCAAGGAGGAAAAGTGGGTGTATCAGTGATGACAAATACATAGGGTCCCTTTTATACTGGTAGATACACTGGTATTCTGCTTTGGTCTTGCCACAGACTTTTGatttgtaaattatttcaatttattgACTTAATTATGATATTTTGAATTAATCCTAATAATACTATTTTCATCTCTGAATAACCTTCATCCTCTAGGGAAATTGCTGAATAACCtccagaacagaagaaaaaaacaacccacaccAAACCCCTGTTTGTCTAGGGAAAAACTTAAATGCTCATTTtggagaaattaataaaaaagttaaCTGCATTCActttgaaaacataaaataccTTTACATCTGAGCTTTGCTATTTTAATTTGAGCATCTGGCACACTTTATATATGACATTGATGCTAGTTCTTGatgccatttttaatttattgaatCTGGTGTGGATATAAACCTATCACTCTTGAAGTGAGCTGAGTGAGTGTTGTGGTTTACAACATGAATTGGACACAGAGGATAAAGTCATGGATGATAAAATCCACAGAAGTCGTGCAGGGGAACTGAAAACTTCAGCCTCAGTGTGACTTTCTCCATGGCTGTTTGATGTCCTAGCTGCATGCCACTAGAAAATGGAAGCTTCCTTTGAGCTTCACAGAAGGAATTCTAGCTTTCTAGAAAGTGATAGTCTTTATTTAAGCGGGAATGTTAAACTTTTTGTCTTCCTGTTCTCTGTAAGTTCACTATCACATTGAAGActagaaacaaaaattatttttccacctcatttttttttatttggcaaCCTAAGAAAGGTTGTCATCATCTTATTGCCAAAGCCTTCAAGGGCAACTCTGGAGCATACTGTGCACTTGAATTTAAAGAGCGAGGGCAttcattcattaaaaatatgctgtttCCCCCCCAGAATATCTGTtgaaattaacatttaaaaaaaggagtCTAAACTactgaaattttattatttcctttaatgTCACAGTCTGCTGAACAACTgttatctttaaaaatgttgtttatGATACTTCATTTCATCACTCATTCTAGTTTGAGAAAACTTGCTTGGGATAGTTTTGccaaagtttgttttaaaaagggGGAGGTGTGTATGTGGTGGGAGGGAAGTGGAGGGTagattaaaaatattgcatCTGTAAATGGCAAAGTGCTGTCAGCTGGGAGAGAGAGCATTTTCTACCAGCCTGATCACACAACAGGAACTCCTTTACTCCCTTTGACAATAATGTTTTTTCCCTCCACTTTTATTCTAGCATCCTCTCAActtttaacacagaaaaaaatttcagttgCAACATCAGAAGGTACTGTTCAAAGAACAGGTAAATCttcctttggaaaagcagaatagAGGTGAACTAAATCCtttatgaaaatgtatttgttttaatgCATATTCAGTGGTCACTAACACACCGTGTATTTTGGAGGTTGGGtagggttttttattattatttgtgcTTTGATAGTTACATTGTGctttggaagtgtccaaagcctTGTGGGAGATTCAGAATGGGGTCaagtaaaagatgaaaaaatccccaagaaaGGTTTTAGATATTCAGTGTTAAGATGGAGGGACTGGATTTGTAACAGTACATTGTGTTTGAATTTGGAAGTTCTATGCTGAGCTAATAAGAAAGGTGTTTCTTTCATTGTACCCTTCTGAATACAGAAATATGTTCATGCCATGCTGGGATTGTGGTTTAGAGTGgtaatcctttttttctgtgttcaacATTTAATGCTCTCCCAGCAGTGTTTCAGGATGGAGCCCTGGCAGATGACTTCATGGTGTTGCCATTTATTATCATGGTGTTTCACCATCAGTTCTggggtgttttaaaaaaagtaattcccATGCTGAGCAGGGAAAACAGATAGATGTGGGCTTACTTATGGGAAGTGCCACTCTCCATCTACTTGCCATCTCTAATCTGATTGGAAATAGGGTTTTCAGGAAGTAAAAATTGtatgaaattgttttctttgaatttcCTCTAAGACAAAGGTGGTCATGCACCCTTGTTTTTCACACTCAACTCAttgtcctgtgctgctgtgactgTACTGGGGGTTCCTGCTGGGGGAAGCACTGATGCTATCCATTTTTTGCTGTTGGATAATCTTCCAGTTTAAATTTTGGATGGGAAGAAAGGTAACTCCTTTCATCACTCAGTCTCTTCTTCCTTAGTCCCCAAGACATCTGTTTTTCTTGGACAGTTCTATATCCCTTTACACTGAAGAGGCTGATGTTCCAACACTGCAGATTCATCCTAGGAGGACAGGCATTGCCCATTCTCTTATagaggcatttttaaaatgcctctaTTCATTGTGCACACTCTAGCAAACTGGGAGCTTAATTGCTGTCAAAGGCAAAGCCCCAGTTTGTGTCCCACTGGCCCTAAGTTTGATGGAGGAGTTGAGCTGGGCAATTAGACAAAGTACAGGGGGTTCATCCATGACATTACAATGTTAATCCCCAAATCTCTGGCAGTTCCTCATGAGAGGGCCTGTGTTGAGATATAGGTCTTCCCTCTCAACAAAGGATACGGTGGATATGGAAGACTTAAAAGCAGACAGTAAAAAGACTTGACATTTTATATGCTGAAAAGGAGAGCTGTTTACTGAGGTGAAGACTCCAAAGGAAACCTGACCTGTATGTACAAAAtcactgagagagagagagaaaacaggtcAGACTTCTCTTTGCATCATCTCCACTGAGATATTTTCCAATTCTGTACAAGTGCAATTTGGCTTCAGAAATTTGTCATTAGAAGATACTGCTGTGAGAGGCAGTTGGGTTAAGGCAATTTTTTATGTGCAAAATAGAGCCAGATGAGTACTTTTaaggtttaaaaattaataaaacctaGAAGGTTTAGTAGAAATAAGCTGTCTAAAATGGAAGTTTAAAAAGGGAGATGGGTGTAGCCAGGGAGCTTCTCTACACTTTTCTTCTGCAGGGCtttaatttttccctgttttagCTGGCTGCAGTGTCCTGAAGGCTGTAACCAGACCAAGCACTTGGCCAATATGGTGGTtttgcttgctttgctttgagAGAAGCTTATCCTTGAGATCTAATATGTGATAAAAAAATGTGAGCTAGTCATGCCTTGTCAGCAGGTATGTACCTCTACAGCAgactttaaaattatctttttcttttgtagaacTTGAGACAAATGCTGCAGTAGTTGCTGGTCAAAGGTAAGGAGATAGTTTGTAGATTCAGAGTAGATATAGTTTTCATGGGAAAAgtccctttctcttttcttaattGCTCAACCTCTGctactgtttttcattttcttggcCATATCCTTTCTTTCCTGCTAAGAAATCAGGCCAGTTAATGATCCAAACCATTGCTAAAATGCAATGAATTAATCTTTTCCTTAGTCTGTGCTTTGGGCAATGTTTCCCCTCATCCTTTCAGGCCTGGATTTTTCATGTCCTGGAAGGGTCTTGATGGTTGCACAACAAATCAAAACTAACCCTCCAAAGCCTTCAGCTTAGCTATGCTATGTCAtgtgaatttttgttttctgaaagaaagcTTTCAAAAGTTTGTTCTTCTGCCTTGAGGATTGTTTTTAACAGTTTTCCTCTATTTGCTTGTTAACACTCTGCCAAAACTTGATAAGAAAGTCAGGTAGAAACTTCATGTTGTCCTGGTTAAGACATTCAGTAATTAAAAGATAGTATTTCAAATGGTTGTGTTCTGTCAGAAGAAAATACCATTTCCAAGATCTGCTTGGAAGATTCTAAACACCCCAGGCTCAGTTGGCAGTGAGAGCCCCTGGGGAGGTTTTTGGCTAATGGTGCTGGCATAGCCGCTGGGTTTTGGACACTGCCCTCATAGGTGGAGCGACCCCCGAGGCCAGGCTGAGAGGGACAGCCCCTTGTTGGGTTCCTCACAAGATGAGGCAGTGCCTTCCTTTATAAGGAAGGGAATGCAGTACATTTCCTCAGATCAGGAATGGCTCTGAATGGAATATTTAAccctatttattttcatttggacTGGCATCTTTGAAAGACAAGCTGAAATTTCACAGTCAGTTTTCTTCAGGGTAGAATTTTTCTGGAAAGCTGAAGGTGGGACATTGGCAACTGAGCAGATTTTCCAAATGAAGTATCCTTGTGTGACTATGTCCAAACTCATCCAGCACATCAGATTACCACAAGGGcattttcagggtttttctgATTGATGCGCTTCTGAGCAAgactggaaaagaaggaaagcttGCAGGCAAACTGGGTCTAGtgatggctgctgcagtgcaCAGCTTTGGGTATGTTGAACTGTACAGGACAATCCTTGATATAATCACAGGTGGTTTGGATggcaagggaccttaaaacgTACCTTCATGCCATTAGCAGGGTCACCTTCCAGTaacccaggttgctccaagcccagtccaatctggccttggacacatccagggatggggcagccacagcttctctgggcaacgCGTGCCAATTTCTCCCTAATAGctaatctaaacctattctCATTTAAAGCCAtgaaaaacctttaaaatctAGGGGAATCTTACAACCCATAAACcactagaaatattttcacttggAGTAATTTGATTTCCTCCTATAAAAGGAGGGAAGTGATGTGCTCGATCCTATGAGacaatcccagctctggatTTAGTCACTAGAATCTGTAAAAATGACCTGTACTAACTGAACTTTGGGTTCTGATACCTGTTTGCTTCCCTCTGGGAAGCACCCACCTCTTTGGGAGATCCAGTTTGTAGATGGCCCATAATACTCTTTTACAGGGAAATAGATTTCAGTATTTTGTATCTGAGATAATCTACAATCTATAGTCTCCTCTGCTGTGTGTCTTTCCTTGAGAATGTTTGTCTCTCCTTCCATTGAGGAGCTGTTCTATTTCAGGTTTCTGTTACTTAACCCTAAAGTTTGTGTGGTTTTAGTCCTTCCCCTCAAAGCAGGACTTGTCTGAAGGGTGATGCTGCAGTGAGACCTCTGTCACACACAGGTCACCCTGTGCCATGCCTTCACTCCAGTCTCTGATTCAGGCTCCCTTTCCTGAAATCCTGCAAGCTGTCACCCAAAGGGCCTGAAATgagatttcttcttttcctttatcagcagaataatttatttagttAATTACTTACCTTTGAATTCACACGAGAGAAGTTTAGTTTAAACTTCTGAAACTGCTTAATCACCAGAAATTGTCTGGCAAGTATGCATTAAGGAGAAAACACCCAAAGCTCAGGATGAGTTTACAGGGCTaagacagataaaataaaagaggaatttAATTACAAAATGTACCACTCCCTTTGTTGTCTCAGTAGCAAGAAACAGATTTCCACAGTACCTAAAATTATTATGTTAtagcagaaaaggctttttgttacaaaaaaaaaaaaaaaaaaaaaaaaaaaaaaatggattttgacTTCAAGCTTTAAAACTTgaagaaagtttttaaaaaaaaaattttaatatttgaagaaATCACTTGGGTCAATAGAGTAAGTCTTTTTAGCAAACCCAAAAGTTGGCATACTCCCTGGAGAGTTCTTAATTCCTCCTGATGTTCATCTGCAATTTCAACTCTGCACCCCCGTACATACTGCAGCAGTCTCTAATGTAACCTATTTGCTTTTCCTAGACTTCAGTAAATGGTGGCACCTGTGGAAAACAGAGCAGACAATTTATAATGCATCTAATTTCTTGGTCTTCTTATGttgaaaatattctctttgAGGACTTCTCAATTCTGTATCCTCTGGTAATTTTTGATAGAAATGGACTATACTCTGGCTTACTCAGGTCATTCTTCATCTGATAGAACTTCTGATATCTCTAGCGTTTCATATCTTCAGTGCTAATAGTCCGGAACTGGTACCTGTGTTGGGCCATCCTCCAGCTTGTCTGACTTGCATAGAAAAACATAATTCTTCTCACACttcatcagaaatattttgtcccACTTTATTAGTAATGAGACAAAAGAGAATTGTGAAAAGTCTAAAACTCCAAGTAGAAGAAATTCAAGAACAGAGGATTCTACCGCTTCACAGGATACTGTAGAGAACGGGCAGCGTAAGAGATCCTCACGACCCGCATCCACATCCGGCACAGCTAAAGGTAACTTGCACGGCCACCCTTCCTGGGGAGAGGGCAGCTCCTAACCTGCTTCCCCAGGTGTTTTGCCCTGGCAGTAGCTGCCTCATAACACTGGTTTGCAGCTCATACACCTTGCGTGCTTTATCTCTAGTTTCAAGGATTTAGCCACAGGTGTTGAAGCATTTCCCGACATCTGCACTGGCAGTAATCCTGTATGAATTCCTCTTTGGTACATCTGTGGAACTTGTTTTCTGCAGCACTCACCACCATAGTGTTCAGCACCTTGCCTAGTTGAATTCTCTTTGCAGAAATGTGTTGCTGTTGGAAGGACCGTACTGAGAtcaaaaagtgacattttccttttcctgaagcCCGAAAGATACAAGACTTAAGTGTTCCCAAGCGCACGGTCAGTTCTTGCCAAGTCAAATGCCATGGTTCAGGCACGCTCCAGAGGCTGCTGAGGTGGCAGCCAGGAGCATCAGGGAGTGCTCTGTGCTAGCACAGAGCCTCAGCTCTGCTTCACAACAACATCTGAACTCCTGAAGTTATTAACCCATGGCATTAGCAGGTGCTGACGTATCTTACTCCTACCCAGGTTACAGTCTTTAACAGTTATGCAGCATTTGTGTGATATGCACGGCCCAGTGCCAGGCTGAAGCTAATTCTGTCAGCTTCTTGTATTTAAGCGTCAGAAAAATGCTGATGGACCAAAGTTATACAAGAGAGTAGAGAGAGACCGTCAAGAGGCAACATTCGACCACTATTTTAAAGATAATATACAGAACAAAGAGGTACTAATATAAAATGATTATAAAAGGAAGTCAAGTTGAATTCAGCCACCATTTCCATACTGGAGGTACTCAAGTGTGATGCTAAGAATATTGTGTTGTCAGAGTTTCAGAGAAGCATTCCAGCTTTACGTTATTGTGCAATTACTCCCAAAGATTACACAGGGGACCTATATGTTCTGCACTTTTGTGACTGCTGAACTTAATTATATTTACTTCTTGTGGCAGGACTGTGCAGAAGAATCTGAGTCtgtattgtaaaaataaattctctttcATGATTGTGAAAAAAAGTTTGAACAATGTGAAGCCAGTTTAAAATCCCTGCCTGCGTTTGAGGGGATCTGGAGCGTGTGACCTGCCCCACATGCTGTACTGGGTAAACCTAAAGATGACAACCAGTGAAACTTCAAATTCTGAAAATGTGGGAACGGGAAAGTGCGTCAAATTTAAATAATACCAAAACTCTCACAGGGGTTTGTGCTGACTGTGTAATACATTTATCTCTATAAATAAAACCTTTGGTTTTAAGTCGTGCATctgaagctgctgcagtgtCCAAGGGCTTTGCTGGACACTTGGGTGCAGTCTGCAAGGGACGCCTGGCTGCGATGCCTTGCTTGCAagcacacagctgctcccaagctGTGGAGAATGAGCCAAACCAGGTGTTCTGGACAAGCTGCACATTAGTGAGGTGGCCGTAGGAGTGTCACCTGGTCTGCCACCTGTGCCTGCTCTGTTGTACATATTTGTTAGTGAATCAGAGCTTAATTATTCTGGTTTGGTTGCTCCTGTCCTCATTATGTTATCTGTGTCCTGAGAGACCCCTTAATCCATGGTAAAAGGAATGTGGCGCTGGGAGGAGTTATCTCTTCAGATAGAGGGTGTTTAAAGtcattattaggaaaaataaatgagcagggagggagaagcAGACTTTGACCAGCTGGAGTAGGAACTTGGTTGCTAAGTCttgggaaggaggaggcagaaggGTCAGTGAGAGAAGAGGGACATACAGGGAGGGTCAGCCCTGTCCATGTGTGTCCGGCACACTTCGGGGTGCAGGGTTTGGGAGGTGCTGGTGATGCTCGCAAGGGACTGAGTGCTGCTGCCCCACTCCTCCTCCCAAACACGGAGCTTTGAGCAGCAACAAGGGcagcaacagctgctgctgaagctaCTTCAAAGTCAGTCCTGCTGCTTGGAGGGCTCCAGGCTGGAGTCGAGCCTGTGGAGATGtttcacttctgaaaattgGTACTGTACTggtgttttccctttttggaGTACTTTTCCAGCAAGGGCTGCTTTTAGCATTTACTGTAGCTTTGAGTTTgttaaattttgaaatgttgattgtttttttctaattccaCATGTAACAGCGGTGGAGTTATACTGCTGCTATTCTAATTTTAGATGggcttggaattttttttcccttttgactCTTAAAATACACACAGCTGCAATAGTTTTTGGAAAACATTATGAAGAGCCAAAGAGACATTGCCAacatttaaaatcacatttttaaaaagatctaAAGAGGTAAATGCCTTTGGTCcttattctttttgttttgaaatggaaatttagTGCCTTGGTAAGTGCACTGGACACGCCATCTGCTGTCACCGTGGCCCTGCAGGTGTTATCATTTGTGTCTTTTTGCATCAGCTGTGTTCCTGTGACTCGGTGTACACTGCAGAGATTTGTTTTCTAATGACCTTCTAGGAGCTCAGACAGCTGGGGTGTTGCCTGGCATGGCAGCGTGGTTATGTAGCACCCTTTCCTCCTGGGACACGGCTCCCCTGTGGCACGTAGGGGACGGTTACAAACATTTGGCTCTTCTTTCAAAGGCTGTTCTGTCAGGTTTGCGTGAGTGCCCAGCTCACACCGCTCGGGCCCTTGTGCGTGTCAGGCTGGCGGCCCAGGGGTGCCGCAGCTGCTCAGGAGTTGGTCCCGGCGTGGGGAAATCCTGCTCTCCAGAGCACAAACTCTGGTGTGAGTTTGGAAAAATGACAGGGCAATCTGTGCCCCTCTGGGGAATGGCTTACCGACTGCATAtccatgctttttttcttctcttgattTCAGAAACGAGTGCCAGTGCAATGCagtcaaaaagaagaaaatccaagTAAATTACTGCAT
This window contains:
- the NCOA6 gene encoding nuclear receptor coactivator 6 isoform X2 codes for the protein MVLDDLPNLKDTYASLYSSAMEVLEVDFDSGLEEDELKQEAGDSTIFVAFKGNISDRDFEQKLDTILENVPGLLHMDSNKLKVQKIEPWNSVRVTFNIPREAAERLRILAQSNNQQLRDLGILSVQIEGEGAINLALAQSRSQDVRINGPLGASTAMRVDTGFPVQGGQGLIRMSNAAAVMMSQGGNVPSSMVASGASAELQPRTPRPSSQPDAIDPLLSGLNMQQQNHPSGSLAPQLHTMQSVPVNRQMNSANFQQLQQQQQLQNRPPQPHQQPQQGIRPSFTSPAQVPVPPGWNQLPSGALQPPPTQGALGTLTVNQGWKKAPLPGQMQQQLQARPSLATVQTPTHPPPPYPFGSQQASQAHSNFSQMSNPGQFTAPQMKSLQGGPSRVPTPLQQPHLTNKSPASSPSSFQQGSPASSPTVNQTQQQLGPRPPQSSTLPQGFQQPVSSPSRNPMVQQGNVPPNFMVMQQQNQGPQGLHPGLGGMPKRLPPGFSAGQANQNFLQGQVPSTAPGTPGNSGAPQLPTSQNVQHTGGQGSGPPQTQMQAAHGPPNMMQTNLMGLHGNMNNQQAGASGVPQVNMGNMQGQPQQGPQSQLMGMHQQIVSSQGQMVNIQTQGSLNPQNQMILSRTQLMPQGQMMVTPQNQNLGPSPQRMTPPKQMIPQQGQQMMSTHNQMMGPQGQVLLQQNSVMEQMMTTQMQGNKQPFNTQNQSNVMTGPAQLMRGPTPNMQGNMVQFTGQMMAQQGPVNGNPSQVMGIQGQVLRPTGPGPHISQQLGDTATTTNNDGNLTQMLPEVPVQQPNMVPSHMQGMQGNNNASGSHFSGHGLPFSTGFSGTPNGNQVSCGQNPVFPVNKDVTLTSPLLVNLLQSDISAGHFGVNNKQSNQNANKPKKKKPPRKKKNNQQLEQTTSSESRPAGLEESDQSSMSGDQGMSLEKSGPKLSDFASRPPGYPSQPVEQRPLQQMPPQLMPHTQQPQQQQQQAAPQQGQAPPQTPQQQQMMMMLMMQQDPKSVRLPVPQGVHAPRAPLNPDAQRMPMQQSGNMPVMVNLQGPGPVPPSPDKQRMALPGNPPLGNNARKMVYPDNVQNPSSSPLREVSSVSSLPEGGGAEGGAPTSGAQNNVTSHLVVSQNQLMMTGPKPGPSPLSAAQGASPQQQSSSLSSALTHHFPNVAAPSQTSRPKTPNRASPRPYYPQTPNNRPPSTEPSEISLSPERLNASIAGLFPPQINIPLPPRPNLNRGFDQQGLNPTTLKAIGQAPSNLTINNQSSFTASQSHKLEGVVINSGKQTNAGGTKRASPSNSRRSSPGSSRKTTPSPGRQNSKAAKLSLTTQQNPSLLQNMELQRNMIASPSSLPTPVTTSFQNNSMLSNQNPTVSVPAVTGIPEDNKESLNVPQDTESQSAQGVLGSKDQPSFELKGVPTPEMKVLVPEEQAKKDGQALDSSKLPVMEESKAMVSPAMREAPTSLSQLLDNSGAPNVTIKPPGLTGLEMAPIVPTGEELKKIAVIPPLQDSSLSKEPSNSLSLPQNNEPCPNTGHQELGEVNASVAQSVPPVMQRPVSSSISGSLPPNQITVFVTSNPITSVANTSAPLPSHLQSALVSTVVTMPNVGSKVMVSEGQSAAQSSARPQFITPLFINSSSIIQVMKGSQSSTIPAAPMTSNSSLMPQSVAVVGPLHIPQNIKFSSGPTPPSTSSTSPVSSIPTSRSLVLNPLASPVQLPSSAPTPSSVPSQLPAQQAKDFSPEETSQGAGSGEQCPVPAAQSGPVVSSLLTSSPGSGNRRSPVSSSKGKGKVDKIGQLLLTKACKKVTGSLEKGEEQYALDGETEGQGLETSVPNSLGTEQPPAELDSKSGTPPAPSLTKQSTSGPSSSSLSPAAAAPSCASPGAPPSTPGPSALPAAAPPAGAPPAAPEPAGPSANGGNPGGGPEPSGSAAAEEKPAAPPELLQGAASSQLLTQKKISVATSEELETNAAVVAGQSNETKENCEKSKTPSRRNSRTEDSTASQDTVENGQRKRSSRPASTSGTAKETSASAMQSKRRKSK